caaggcgAAAAGGAAAGAAGGATAGGAACTGAACAAAtgaacacaggaaacccagggtgaaaagggggagcatgctgtcacattgtggggattgtaaccaatgtcataaagcaacatgtgtataaattttgaatgataaattaacttgagctgtaaagtttcactaaagcacacaaaatttttaaaaaacagtgatACAAATGATCTTAAGAAATTCAGTCATAGCTACTTTCATGtctcatgggggaaaaaaataagccCTTTGGAGTAAGTATAGTATGCTAACTAAGGACTTGATTTATAAGATCAAATCTATCCTACTTTAGACCACAACTCCACCATttgttgtgtgatcttgggcaagtcagtaACATAATTCAATCTTTagctttcttatctgtaaaaagaagatgaaaataatAGTACCTAACTCATGGCCTTCATATGAGAAATAAATACTGTAATGCACGAAAAGTACTTTGAAAATTGCCTGTAATATAGTAAGTAGcattttagttattattattattattgtcattaccATCATAATTTTTAACAGCTTGAGTGTGGTTATGCTTTTCTTTGAAAGCATTTTGAAAAatacaacctaaatgttcatcgaATGCTCTGGCAGTCTCATGATTATGGCAACTGTATGAGCGGACTAATGTATACTGAAAATAGCTGCACATCACTATATTAAATATATCCTCACTCATTAGACAATCAATACACTTAAATGGAGGTGCTTATATAGGTTTTCCCTAGATATTAATGTTCCATGAAGTGCCTAATGtgagtttaaaaaatgaaacacagcTCTTTGGCCTCGGCCGCCGCCATGCCATCCAGACTGAGGAAGACCCGGAAACTTAGGGGCCACGTGAGCCACGGCCACGGCCGTATCGGCAAGCACCggaagcacccaggaggcaggGGTAATGCTGGTGGCATGCATCACCACAGGATCAACTTCGACAAATATCATCCAGGTTACTTTGGGAAGGTTGGTATGAGACATTACCACTTGAAGAGGAACCAGAGCTTCTGTCCAACTGTCAACCTCGATAAGTTGTGGACCTTAGTCAGTGAGCAGACAAGGGTAAATGCTGCCAAAAATAAGACTGGAGCTGCTCCCATCATTGATGTGCTGCAATCGGGCTACTACAAAGTTCTGGGGAAGGGAACGCTCCCAAAACAACCTGTCATCGTGAAGGCCAAGTTCTTCAGCAGAAGAGCTGAGGAGAAGATTAAGGGTGTTGGGGGTGCCTGTGTCCTGGTGGCTTGAAGCTACATGGAGGTTAATTAAATGTTAAATGCTTTTCCCTTACGTCTGAGTGTAGGTTCTTTGGTGGCATCTCTACATCCCTACCTGTGTAGCTAATGCTGAGCACTGCCAGCATCAGGACCCCACCTAACAGATTCTAGGAGTATGGAGGCCTATGTCTCCCTGCTGACTTCCCTCAGAAGCTGTATGGTAGGGATACACCAGTACTTTAGAGGCTTGGGCCATTACCTAACTTAACACATCCTTTCGTTTATAAAGTGAAAATTACACCTGTTGATAATATATTATCttctggttgaaaaaaaaaaaatgaaacacattctgcatcccaaatAGAAGTGTtagaaagataaacaataaaaataaaacttagatTAAGTTCCATAGCTCACATCGAAGAAGCAACAAGAATAAAAACGTTGAAAATTATGTCTGTCATTTTAAGTTATCACCTTTAAGCCATTTTTCCATGAGTTGATAGCAACCAGAAGATCATACAGTTATCAATTTAATATCAAAGTACACTAAACCATATTAGGTAAAGCAGGAACGAATAATAGAGAAATAACTTCCTTACTCAGAATACAACCAGGAAGCATTTAAAATTGATTCCTAACAGCCAAATTATAAGTTAGTAAGTCTATACACTAAAACGTATAATTTACTCATATGCACGTGCTTTGACCCTTATTCAGAGGCTACTTatacttattaaaaataaaaatatatttgattaCGTTATTTGATTTCTAAGTCAATGAATATTGGAAAAATTGTCACAATTTACTTCAGTATTAGATGCTTCATAATAAATGACTCCAAATGACTAAATGAAGGATCTGCAAAActaaacaactcaattaaaaatatgCAGATTTATTTATGAAAGGGCAAGCTGCATACTCAGGAAGGTAACATAGAATAGAACAGTAAttgatattaataataatgagTATAACTTATTGGTTGAAGAATTCCAGGAACTATGCAGGACATTATCAAATGACTTGCATTCAAAAAGGTCAAAACCCAGAACTGAGCTCCAATTGACCCACAGATAGGCAACATGAAGCAAAGCCATCACAGCTAACTTACATCCATTGAGAATATAATAAATGCTTAGTTGATATTGAGTACTGCAGCATTGCTGTGAAAATGCTAATAAGCATAGACAGGACAAAGgcaaaaaattattcaccataaAAAATCAATCTGCTTTGTTATGGGAGCCTTTCTCCCTCCTAGGAACTGGGGAAGGAAATGTCAGCTTCACAGTCTCTTGTATCTCTTAATATTCCAGTTGTTTACAAAGGATCTTTAAATTTCAATGAAATGAGGAAGGCATGGagggagaaacaaacaaacaaaaaaaaaagtacagagaattATTAAGATTCTGAACTTATcttcaggttgttgttgttgttacgtgctgtcttgtcaattgcgactcatagtgaccgtacaggacagggaagaactgcctcatagggtttccaaggagcggctggctggtggattcaaactgctgacctttttgttagcagcctgagttcttaccCCCTTCTCCAACAGGGCTTCGTGGACTCCAACAATTTCTTACACGTGAATTTGTTTTTTATAGTCTTGGCAGAGAATACAAAGAATGGACATTCTTTTTGAGTAAGGCACATTTATATAATCTATTTGACTGCCTCTACCTGgagaagtggaaaccctggtggcacagtggttaagggctgcagctgctaaccaaagggtcagcaggtcaaatccaccaggcactccttggagactctgtggggcagttctactctgtcctatatggtccctatgagttggaattgacttgagggtaatggatttagtttgggtttttttagctgGAGAAGTTACCTAGTCAACCCATTCAAACATCTTTTAAATGAAATAGGAGAAGGAAGTATTTATAGCAGTGGAACTCACTAGAGCTGACAGACTTCAGTTCTATAATTTAATAACTTCTCTTTATGGATAAGtgttggaagaagcatagccttAACAGAAAGAAGCATGGATGAGGGGAATGATGAGATAACGTGGTTTGGGTCAGAAGAAACAGAGTTTGAGCAAATTGTTGAGATCCGTTCAGTAATactagtagtaaaaaaaaaagtttattaaatacTTGAATGTGAAATTCAATCTCTACATAATGACATGAGAATCATCAATAGCTTCAAATTTCTAATACATTAAGAGTAATAATGCTGGAGAAACAGTATAGAAttctacaaatgagaaaacagaaccTTGGGGAGGTTAAAAATTTGGACTAATTGATGGACTTAGAATTCCAGTTCAGGTCATCTGATCCTCATGCCTTAGCTCTTAGCCCAAGCATCAGACGGTGACActaaatattttacttatttattctctCGTTGAGATATTCATGAATAAAACCCAgtacacccagtgccatcgagtcaattccgactcatagcgacactataggacagagtagaactgccccatggagtttccaaggagcgcctggtggaggatttgaactgccgaccttttggttaacagccgtagcagttaacca
The sequence above is drawn from the Elephas maximus indicus isolate mEleMax1 chromosome 9, mEleMax1 primary haplotype, whole genome shotgun sequence genome and encodes:
- the LOC126082797 gene encoding 60S ribosomal protein L27a-like; translated protein: MPSRLRKTRKLRGHVSHGHGRIGKHRKHPGGRGNAGGMHHHRINFDKYHPGYFGKVGMRHYHLKRNQSFCPTVNLDKLWTLVSEQTRVNAAKNKTGAAPIIDVLQSGYYKVLGKGTLPKQPVIVKAKFFSRRAEEKIKGVGGACVLVA